Genomic segment of Candidatus Planktophila sp.:
GACAAAGTTGATATTCGCTTAATTGATTTCCAGATTGGCGAATCGGTAACTGTAATGGATGGTCCATTTGCAACGCTCCCAGCTTCGATTTCAGAGATCATGCCAGAGCAGGCTAAGTTGAAGGTTCTCGTCTCTATCTTCGGTCGCGAAACACCAGTAGAGCTTTCATTTGCGCAAGTACAAAAGATTTAATTACCCTAGTAAACGATAAGAAAAAAGAGGACAAGAAATGGCACCAAAGAAGAAGGCAACCGGCTTTATCAAGTTGCAGATCCAAGCTGGCTCGGCAACACCTGCTCCACCAGTGGGTCCTGCCCTTGGCCAGCATGGTGTCAACATTATGGAGTTCGTTAAGGCATACAACGCTGCAACTGAAGCTCAAAAGGGTCAGATCATTCCAGTAGAGATCACTGTCTACGAAGATCGCTCATTCACTTTCGTCCTTAAGACACCTCCAGCATCACGTCTTATTTTGAAGGCCGCTGGCGTTGAAAAGGGCTCTGCAGTTCCACACAAGACCAAGGTCGCTAACATCACCATGGCTCAAGTTGCTGAAATCGCAAAGGTAAAGATGGATGACTTAAATGCAAATGACATCGATGCCGCATCACGCATAATCGCTGGCACTGCACGTTCAATGGGAATAACAACGAACGGATAAATAAAGAATTCTCCTTCTCATCGTGAGAAAGAGATGTGGGAGAACCGCGCTGGTTCGCCAACCACAACCTAGGAAAGAATGAGGATGAAATGAAGCGTTCAAAGAAATACAACGAGGCTGCGGCTAAGGTAATTAAAGATCACCTTTACACCCCACTCGAAGCTGTAACACTTGCAAAGGAAACAACAACGGTTAAGTACAATGCATCTATTGAAGTTGCGTTGGTTCTTGGCGTTGACCCAAAGAAGGCCGATCAAGCGATTCGCTCAACGGTTAACTTGCCACATGGCACAGGAAAGACTGCACGCGTTTTAGTTTTTGCTAATGGCGATAAGGCCGATGCTGCTCGCGCAGCAGGTGCTGACATTGTTGGCGGCGACGAATTAATCGAAGAGGTCGCAAAGGGTCGCCTTGATTACGATGCAGTAGTTGCAACACCAGATCTCATGGGAAAGGTCGGTCGCCTTGGAAAGGTGCTTGGACCACGTGGCTTGATGCCAAACCCAAAGACCGGAACAGTTACAACCGATGTTGCAAAAGCAGTTACAGATATCAAGGGCGGAAAGATTGAGTTCCGCGTTGATAAAAACTCAAACCTTCACTTCCTTATTGGTAAGGCATCATTTACCGCCGAGCAGCTTGCAGAAAACTACGCAGCTGCTATGGAAGAAGTTCTGCGAGCAAAGCCAAACTCTTCAAAGGGTCGCTATATTCAAAAGGCAGTTATCTCAACAACGATGGGACCTGGAATCGCAGTGGACCCAAACCTCGTTCGCGAGCCTGCATCTAATTAAGCAGAATTAATAAGAAGGGCCTCGGCATTGCGCCGGGGCCCTTTTTATTCCCTGGAATGTATGCAATTACCTAGACTTACGTTATGGCATCAATTGTTGAAACCGCACCTCTAGTACTCGATGTTGGTGTTGTCTTAACTGTCGCAGCGACCATGGGTTTCCTCGCCCGAAAAATTGGCTTGCCATCGGTAATGGGTTACCTACTTACAGGTTTAGTTGTTTCCCCTTTCACACCAGGATTTGTTGCTGATAACAATCAACTCGCACTACTTGCAGATATCGGTGTCGTCTTACTGTTGTTTGAAGTTGGAATCGAAATTGATCTTCGCCGAATTAGTAGAGAACAGAAAGCTCTACTCTGGGGGGTGCCTGCACAGGTTGCGATTGGTTTATTAATCGGTACACCAGTATTCCTCTGGTTGGGGATTCCTGCACTTGGCGCTCTACTCTTAGCTCTCTCTGTTGCAATGTCATCAAGTGTTGTCATCGTAAATATAACTAGGAGTCCTCGACGTACAACGGATACCCCAACTGAAGATGCATTATTAGGGTGGTCCGTTGTCCAAGATGTTGTAGGTGTTACTTCTGCAGCGGTGATCCTGGCTCTATTTGGTGCCGGCGATAAACCCTTGCCCGTAGCAATTGGTGGGTTATTTGGTTTTGCCTTTATTGCAATGGTTGCTTCAAAAATGCTCCCAAAGCTTTTACGAATTGTGCGCTGGGAGAGAGATTTATTTCTCATTTATTCAGTCTCAATTGGATTGGTGCTTGCAGCAATGGGAACTGTTGTGTTTGGAATCCCAATGGCACTTGCAGGATTCGTTGCAGGTCTTGCAATTAACCAAAGCAGAGATACAGATGAGGTAAGAAAGGCAATCTTGCCTTTCCGCGATTTATTTGCAGTTTTATTTTTTGTAGTTATTGGTTCTTTAATTGAACCAGGACAAATTAGTAAAGCTTGGCCATTTGCGTTGCTGCTTCTTGTAATGATGGTGGTTCTTAAATCTCTACCAACTGCTTTGCTCTCAAAGTTGGGCAAGATGAATGTAAGGCGCCTGCAATTTGCGATTGGCATTAGCCAGATTGGGGAGTTCTCATTTGTGTTGGGCTCATTGGCGTATTCCCAGGAGGCTCTTACTCAATCTCAATACACCGGCGTCCTATTGGCGGTCGTGTTATCCATTATGGGATCAACCCTGTTGGCACGCAGGGTCCCCGCATAAATTAGCCAATTTGACCCTGAAGACTGCCGACCCTTAGCCTTACCCCATAACCAAAGACCGCAGGTCTGGATTAACCGCAAGGTTGGTTCATTAAATGAGGAAATCTCAACCCGCGTAGGTGTACACATTAATCCGTGCACGCTTACGCGTCACGGATTTTTTATTGCCCTGAAGTCGCTAAGTACCAGGAAAGGTGAACCGAATGGCTCGCCCAGATAAAGAAGCAGCAGTTGCAGAACTGACGGAAGATTTCCGCACAGCTACAGCAACAATCCTCACCGAGTATCGCGGACTTTCTGTGACCTCGATGAAACAACTACGTCGTGCACTCGGTGATAAAACCAAGTATTCAGTAGTGAAGAACACTCTTACAAAGATTGCAGCAAAGAATGCCGGCGTTGATCTCTCACCAGATCTACTCGTTGGTCCTTCTGCAGTTGCATTCGTTAATGGCGATGCAATCGACGCGGCTAAGAGCCTGCGCGATTTCGCTAAAGAGAATCCATTTCTTGTGATCAAGGGTGGAATCTACGAAGGCAAAGCAGTTACTAAAGAAGAGATCATGCAACTTGCAAATCTTGAATCTCGCGAGGTTCTACTTGCAAAGCTTGCTGGCGCTATGAAGGGATCGCTTGCTAAGGCAGCACGTGTATTCGATGCTCTCCGTATCAAGATGGTGTCCGAACAATCAGAGAACGGTACTGAGTCCGAGGTGTCCGAAGCAATAGCTAACGAAGCTGTGGCAGAAGTGTCCGAACCAGCAGCAATCGAT
This window contains:
- a CDS encoding cation:proton antiporter: MASIVETAPLVLDVGVVLTVAATMGFLARKIGLPSVMGYLLTGLVVSPFTPGFVADNNQLALLADIGVVLLLFEVGIEIDLRRISREQKALLWGVPAQVAIGLLIGTPVFLWLGIPALGALLLALSVAMSSSVVIVNITRSPRRTTDTPTEDALLGWSVVQDVVGVTSAAVILALFGAGDKPLPVAIGGLFGFAFIAMVASKMLPKLLRIVRWERDLFLIYSVSIGLVLAAMGTVVFGIPMALAGFVAGLAINQSRDTDEVRKAILPFRDLFAVLFFVVIGSLIEPGQISKAWPFALLLLVMMVVLKSLPTALLSKLGKMNVRRLQFAIGISQIGEFSFVLGSLAYSQEALTQSQYTGVLLAVVLSIMGSTLLARRVPA
- the rplA gene encoding 50S ribosomal protein L1, whose product is MKRSKKYNEAAAKVIKDHLYTPLEAVTLAKETTTVKYNASIEVALVLGVDPKKADQAIRSTVNLPHGTGKTARVLVFANGDKADAARAAGADIVGGDELIEEVAKGRLDYDAVVATPDLMGKVGRLGKVLGPRGLMPNPKTGTVTTDVAKAVTDIKGGKIEFRVDKNSNLHFLIGKASFTAEQLAENYAAAMEEVLRAKPNSSKGRYIQKAVISTTMGPGIAVDPNLVREPASN
- the rplK gene encoding 50S ribosomal protein L11; this translates as MAPKKKATGFIKLQIQAGSATPAPPVGPALGQHGVNIMEFVKAYNAATEAQKGQIIPVEITVYEDRSFTFVLKTPPASRLILKAAGVEKGSAVPHKTKVANITMAQVAEIAKVKMDDLNANDIDAASRIIAGTARSMGITTNG